The Streptomyces sp. NBC_01255 genome window below encodes:
- a CDS encoding thioesterase II family protein: MNRPLNVDSGLWIRRFHPSPNSTVRLVCLPHAGGSASYFFRFSEELHPSVEALSVQYPGRQDRRDEPCLESVEELAEHVVAATERWWQEGRMALFGHSLGASVAYEAARILEQRHGVRPEGLYVSGRRAPSLASDKLVHLLDDQAFLAEIRRLNGTDDRFLQDDELLRLVLPALRSDYKAAETYEHRPSAKLTCPVMALAGDRDPKAPLNEVAEWRRHTSGPFCLRAYSGGHFYLNDQWHEICNDISDHLLVTRCAPDPRVVQPPTRLIEGAAKRWQNPR; the protein is encoded by the coding sequence TGGATCCGGCGCTTCCACCCCTCGCCGAACAGCACGGTGCGGCTGGTCTGCCTGCCCCACGCCGGTGGCTCCGCCAGCTACTTCTTCCGCTTCTCCGAGGAGCTCCACCCCTCCGTCGAGGCCCTGTCGGTGCAGTACCCCGGACGTCAGGACCGGCGCGACGAACCGTGCCTGGAGAGCGTCGAGGAGCTCGCCGAGCACGTCGTCGCGGCCACCGAACGCTGGTGGCAGGAAGGCCGGATGGCGCTCTTCGGGCACAGTCTCGGAGCCTCCGTCGCCTACGAGGCGGCCCGGATCCTCGAACAGCGGCACGGAGTACGGCCCGAGGGCCTGTACGTCTCCGGCCGGCGCGCCCCGTCCCTGGCGTCGGACAAGCTCGTCCATCTCCTGGACGACCAGGCGTTCCTCGCCGAGATCCGGCGCCTCAACGGCACCGACGACCGGTTCCTCCAGGACGACGAGCTGCTGCGGCTGGTGCTGCCCGCGCTGCGCAGTGACTACAAGGCAGCGGAGACGTACGAGCACCGGCCCTCCGCCAAGCTCACCTGCCCGGTGATGGCGCTGGCCGGCGACCGCGACCCGAAGGCGCCGCTGAACGAGGTGGCCGAGTGGCGCCGGCACACCAGCGGGCCGTTCTGCCTGCGGGCCTACTCCGGCGGCCACTTCTACCTCAACGACCAGTGGCACGAGATCTGCAACGACATCTCCGACCACCTGCTCGTCACCCGCTGCGCACCCGATCCCCGCGTCGTGCAGCCTCCGACCCGTCTTATCGAAGGAGCCGCGAAGAGATGGCAGAACCCACGGTGA
- a CDS encoding class I SAM-dependent DNA methyltransferase has protein sequence MYEVDHADVYDLFYLGRGKDYAAEASDIADLVRSRTPEASSLLDVACGTGTHLEHFTKEFADTAGLELSEDMLTHARTRLPDATLHQGDMRDFRLGRRFSAVVSMFSSVGYLRTTGELDAAVASFAQHLEPGGVVVVEPWWFPETFADGWVSADVVRRDGRTVARVSHSVREGNATRMEVHFTVADPGRGVRHFSDVHLITLFQQAEYEAAFTAAGLRVEYVEGGPSGRGLFVGVPA, from the coding sequence GTGTACGAAGTCGACCACGCCGACGTCTACGACCTCTTCTACCTCGGTCGCGGCAAGGACTACGCCGCCGAGGCCTCCGACATCGCCGACCTGGTGCGTTCCCGTACCCCCGAGGCGTCCTCGCTCCTGGACGTGGCCTGCGGCACGGGCACCCACCTGGAGCACTTCACCAAGGAGTTCGCCGACACCGCGGGCCTGGAGCTGTCCGAGGACATGCTCACCCACGCCCGTACGCGGCTGCCCGACGCGACGCTCCACCAGGGCGACATGCGGGACTTCCGGCTCGGCCGCCGGTTCTCCGCCGTCGTCAGCATGTTCAGCTCCGTCGGCTACCTCCGTACGACCGGTGAACTCGACGCGGCCGTCGCGTCGTTCGCGCAGCACCTGGAGCCCGGCGGCGTCGTCGTGGTGGAGCCGTGGTGGTTCCCGGAGACCTTCGCCGACGGCTGGGTCAGTGCCGACGTCGTCCGCCGGGACGGGCGCACCGTGGCCCGCGTCTCGCACTCGGTGCGCGAGGGGAACGCGACGCGCATGGAGGTGCACTTCACGGTGGCCGACCCGGGCCGCGGCGTACGGCACTTCTCCGACGTCCACCTCATCACCCTCTTCCAGCAGGCGGAGTACGAGGCAGCCTTCACGGCCGCGGGGCTGCGCGTCGAGTACGTGGAGGGCGGCCCGTCGGGCCGTGGCCTCTTCGTCGGCGTCCCCGCCTGA
- a CDS encoding cytochrome P450 family protein, translated as MAEPTVTDDLAGALTQPPLGRTVRAVADRELGTHLLETRGIHWIHAANGDPYAGVLRGQSDDPYPAYERLRARGPLSFSPTGSWVTADHALAARVLSSADFGVSGADGGPVPQQVLSYGEGCPLEHERALPSARDAAEAGHRTEVERIHRETLEGLAPDVSASYAFELVGGFVRPAVTAAAAAVLGVREDRRGEFGDLVERLRPLSDSLLAPQSLRTVRAADGALAALAALLADSSGRTDGALLSALGVTAAVQLTGNAVLALLAHPEQWGELCARPGLAAAAVEETLRYDPPVQLDARVVRAETELAGRRLPAGAHVVVLTAAAGRDPEVFTDPERFDLARPDATAHLALHPAGPYGPVASSVRLQAEVALRTLAGRFPRLRQAGPVLRPRRAPVGRGPLSVPVSA; from the coding sequence ATGGCAGAACCCACGGTGACCGACGACCTGGCGGGGGCCCTCACACAGCCCCCGCTGGGCCGCACCGTCCGCGCGGTGGCCGACCGTGAACTCGGCACCCACCTCCTGGAGACCCGCGGCATCCACTGGATCCACGCCGCGAACGGCGACCCGTACGCCGGCGTGCTGCGCGGCCAGTCGGACGACCCGTATCCGGCGTACGAGCGGCTGCGCGCCCGCGGCCCGCTCTCCTTCAGCCCGACGGGCAGCTGGGTCACCGCCGATCACGCCCTGGCGGCCCGTGTCCTCTCCTCGGCGGACTTCGGCGTGTCCGGCGCCGACGGCGGCCCCGTGCCGCAGCAGGTCCTCTCCTACGGGGAGGGCTGCCCGCTGGAGCACGAGCGGGCGCTGCCGTCGGCGCGCGACGCGGCGGAGGCCGGGCACCGCACCGAGGTCGAGCGGATCCACCGGGAGACCCTGGAGGGGCTCGCCCCGGACGTGTCGGCGTCGTACGCGTTCGAGCTGGTGGGCGGTTTCGTCCGTCCGGCGGTGACGGCCGCGGCAGCCGCCGTGCTCGGTGTTCGCGAGGACCGGCGCGGGGAGTTCGGCGACCTGGTGGAGCGGCTCCGGCCGCTGTCCGACAGTCTGCTGGCCCCGCAGTCCCTGCGGACGGTACGGGCGGCCGACGGCGCGCTGGCCGCGCTCGCGGCGCTGCTCGCCGACTCCTCCGGCCGGACGGACGGGGCCCTGCTGTCGGCGCTCGGTGTCACCGCCGCCGTCCAGCTCACCGGCAACGCCGTGCTCGCCCTCCTCGCCCACCCCGAGCAGTGGGGCGAGCTTTGTGCCCGGCCCGGGCTCGCCGCGGCCGCGGTGGAGGAGACCCTCCGCTACGACCCGCCGGTGCAGCTGGACGCCCGGGTGGTCCGCGCGGAGACGGAGCTGGCGGGCCGACGTCTTCCGGCCGGCGCCCATGTCGTCGTCCTCACCGCCGCCGCCGGCCGCGACCCGGAGGTCTTCACGGACCCGGAGCGCTTCGACCTCGCGCGCCCCGACGCCACCGCGCACCTCGCGCTGCACCCCGCCGGCCCGTACGGCCCGGTGGCGTCCTCGGTCCGGCTCCAGGCGGAGGTCGCGCTGCGGACCCTGGCCGGGCGTTTCCCGCGGCTGCGGCAGGCCGGGCCCGTGCTCCGCCCCCGCCGGGCGCCCGTCGGCCGCGGGCCGCTGAGCGTCCCGGTGAGCGCCTGA
- a CDS encoding activator-dependent family glycosyltransferase, whose amino-acid sequence MRVLLTSFAHHTHYYGLVPLAWALLAAGHEVRVAGQPALTDTITGSGLAAVPVGTDHLIHEYRVRMAGEPRPNHPAIAFDEARPEPLDWDHALGIEAILAPYFYLLANNDSMVDDLVDFARSWQPDLVLWEPTTYAGAVAAQVTGAAHARVLWGPDVMGSARRKFVALRDRQPPEHREDPTAEWLTWTLDRYGASFEEELITGQFTVDPTPPSLRLGTGLPTVGMRYVPYNGTSVVPGWLGEPPARPRVCLTLGVSAREVLGGDGVSQGDILEALADLDIELIATLDASQRAEVRSYPKHTRFTDFVPMHALLPSCSAIIHHGGAGTYATAVINAVPQVMLAELWDAPVKARAVADQGAGFFLPPADLTPQAVRDAVVRILDDPSVTAAAHRLRDETFGDPTPAGIVPELERLAAQHRRPPAGDRP is encoded by the coding sequence ATGCGCGTCCTGCTGACCTCGTTCGCACATCACACGCACTACTACGGCCTGGTGCCCCTGGCCTGGGCGCTGCTCGCCGCCGGGCACGAGGTGCGGGTCGCCGGCCAGCCCGCGCTCACGGACACGATCACCGGGTCCGGGCTCGCCGCGGTGCCCGTCGGCACCGACCACCTCATCCACGAGTACCGGGTGCGGATGGCGGGCGAACCGCGCCCCAACCACCCGGCGATCGCCTTCGACGAGGCCCGTCCCGAGCCGCTGGACTGGGACCACGCCCTCGGCATCGAGGCGATCCTCGCCCCGTACTTCTACCTGCTCGCCAACAACGACTCGATGGTCGACGACCTGGTCGACTTCGCCCGTTCCTGGCAGCCGGACCTGGTGCTGTGGGAGCCGACGACGTACGCGGGCGCCGTCGCCGCGCAGGTCACCGGTGCCGCGCACGCCCGGGTCCTGTGGGGGCCCGACGTGATGGGCAGCGCCCGCCGCAAGTTCGTCGCGCTGCGGGACCGGCAGCCGCCGGAGCACCGCGAGGACCCCACGGCCGAGTGGCTGACGTGGACGCTCGACCGGTACGGCGCCTCCTTCGAGGAGGAGCTGATCACCGGCCAGTTCACGGTCGACCCGACCCCGCCCAGCCTGCGTCTCGGCACCGGCCTGCCCACCGTCGGCATGCGTTACGTCCCGTACAACGGCACGTCGGTCGTGCCCGGCTGGCTGGGCGAGCCGCCCGCGCGGCCCCGGGTCTGTCTCACCCTCGGTGTCTCCGCGCGTGAGGTTCTCGGCGGCGACGGTGTCTCGCAGGGCGACATCCTGGAGGCGCTCGCCGACCTCGACATCGAGCTGATCGCGACGCTCGACGCGAGCCAGCGCGCCGAGGTGCGCAGCTACCCGAAGCACACCCGGTTCACGGACTTCGTGCCGATGCACGCGCTGCTGCCGAGCTGCTCGGCGATCATCCACCACGGCGGGGCCGGCACCTATGCGACCGCCGTGATCAACGCGGTGCCGCAGGTGATGCTCGCCGAGCTGTGGGACGCGCCCGTCAAGGCGCGGGCCGTCGCGGACCAGGGGGCCGGGTTCTTCCTGCCGCCGGCCGACCTCACCCCGCAGGCCGTCCGGGACGCCGTCGTCCGCATCCTCGACGACCCCTCGGTGACCGCCGCCGCGCACCGGCTGCGCGACGAGACCTTCGGCGACCCCACCCCGGCCGGGATCGTCCCCGAGCTGGAGCGGCTCGCCGCACAGCACCGCCGCCCGCCGGCCGGCGACCGTCCCTGA
- the rfbA gene encoding glucose-1-phosphate thymidylyltransferase RfbA gives MKGIVLAGGSGTRLHPATSVISKQILPVYNKPMIYYPLSVFMLGGIREIQIISTPQHIELFESLLGNGSHLGIELDYAVQKEPAGIADALLVGAGHIGDDTCALILGDNIFHGPGLYTLLRDSIARLDGCVLFGYPVKDPERYGVAEVDAEGRLTGLVEKPVKPRSNLAVTGLYLYDNDVVDIAKNIRPSARGELEITDVNRVYLERGRAELVDLGRGFAWLDTGTHDSLLRAAQYVQVLEERQGVWIAGLEEIAFRMGFIDAEACHRLGERLSRTEYGTYLMEIAGREGAP, from the coding sequence ATGAAGGGAATAGTCCTGGCCGGCGGGAGCGGAACTCGACTGCATCCGGCGACCTCGGTGATTTCGAAACAGATTCTTCCGGTCTACAACAAACCGATGATCTACTATCCGCTGTCGGTTTTCATGCTCGGCGGTATTCGCGAGATACAAATCATCTCCACCCCCCAGCACATCGAACTCTTCGAGTCGCTGCTCGGAAACGGCAGCCACCTCGGAATCGAACTCGACTATGCGGTACAGAAAGAGCCCGCGGGAATCGCGGACGCGCTTCTCGTCGGCGCCGGCCACATCGGCGACGACACCTGCGCCCTGATCCTGGGCGACAACATCTTCCACGGGCCCGGCCTGTACACGCTCCTGCGGGACAGCATCGCGCGGCTCGACGGCTGCGTGCTCTTCGGCTACCCGGTCAAGGACCCCGAGCGGTACGGCGTCGCCGAGGTGGACGCCGAGGGCCGGCTGACCGGCCTCGTCGAGAAGCCCGTCAAGCCGCGCTCCAACCTCGCCGTCACCGGCCTCTACCTCTACGACAACGACGTCGTGGACATCGCCAAGAACATCCGGCCCTCGGCGCGCGGCGAGCTGGAGATCACCGACGTCAACCGCGTCTACCTGGAGCGGGGCCGGGCCGAACTCGTCGACCTGGGCCGCGGCTTCGCCTGGCTGGACACCGGCACCCACGACTCGCTCCTCCGGGCCGCGCAGTACGTCCAGGTCCTGGAGGAGCGGCAGGGCGTCTGGATCGCCGGCCTAGAGGAGATCGCCTTCCGGATGGGCTTCATCGACGCCGAGGCCTGCCACCGCCTGGGAGAACGTCTCTCCCGCACCGAGTACGGCACGTATCTGATGGAGATCGCCGGCCGCGAGGGAGCCCCGTGA
- a CDS encoding DegT/DnrJ/EryC1/StrS family aminotransferase, whose protein sequence is MTPRVPFLDLKAAYEELRAETDAAVARVLDSGRYLLGPELEAFEGEFAAYCETGHAVGVNSGMDALQLALRGLGIGPGDEVIVPSHTYIASWLAVSATGATPVPVEPHEDHPTLDPLLVEKAITPRTRALLPVHLYGHPADLDALRDLAARHGLHIVEDAAQAHGARYRGRRIGAGSSVAAFSFYPGKNLGCFGDGGAVVTGDPELAERLRMLRNYGSRQKYSHEMKGTNSRLDEMQAAVLRIRLAHLDDWNGRRSALAAEYLSGLAGLPGITLPVTAADTDPVWHLFTVRTDRRDDLRDHLDARGVDTLTHYPVPVHLSPAYAGDAPAEGSLPRAESFARQVLSLPIGPHLEREQALRVIDAVREWALHAG, encoded by the coding sequence GTGACCCCCCGCGTCCCCTTCCTCGACCTCAAGGCCGCCTACGAGGAGCTGCGCGCGGAGACCGACGCCGCCGTCGCCCGCGTCCTCGACTCCGGGCGCTACCTCCTCGGACCCGAACTGGAAGCCTTCGAGGGCGAGTTCGCCGCCTACTGCGAGACCGGCCACGCCGTCGGCGTGAACAGCGGCATGGACGCCCTCCAGCTGGCGCTCCGCGGCCTCGGCATCGGACCCGGCGACGAGGTGATCGTCCCCTCGCACACGTACATCGCCAGCTGGCTCGCGGTGTCGGCCACCGGCGCGACCCCCGTGCCCGTCGAACCCCACGAGGACCACCCCACCCTGGACCCGCTGCTCGTCGAGAAGGCGATCACCCCCCGCACCCGGGCACTCCTCCCCGTCCACCTCTACGGCCACCCGGCCGACCTGGACGCCCTCCGCGACCTGGCGGCCCGGCACGGCCTGCACATCGTGGAGGACGCCGCGCAGGCGCACGGCGCCCGCTACCGGGGCCGGCGGATCGGCGCCGGTTCGTCGGTGGCCGCGTTCAGCTTCTACCCGGGCAAGAACCTCGGCTGCTTCGGCGACGGCGGCGCCGTCGTGACCGGCGACCCCGAGCTCGCCGAACGGCTGCGGATGCTCCGCAACTACGGCTCCCGGCAGAAGTACAGCCACGAGATGAAGGGCACCAACTCCCGCCTGGACGAGATGCAGGCGGCCGTCCTGCGGATCCGCCTCGCCCACCTGGACGACTGGAACGGCCGCAGGTCGGCGCTGGCCGCGGAGTACCTGTCCGGGCTCGCCGGACTCCCCGGCATCACCCTGCCGGTGACCGCAGCCGACACCGACCCGGTCTGGCACCTCTTCACCGTGCGCACGGACCGCCGCGACGACCTGCGGGACCACCTGGACGCCCGCGGCGTCGACACGCTCACGCACTACCCGGTGCCGGTGCACCTCTCTCCCGCCTACGCGGGCGACGCCCCGGCGGAGGGCTCGCTGCCGCGCGCCGAGAGCTTCGCGCGGCAGGTCCTCAGCCTGCCGATCGGCCCGCACCTGGAGCGCGAGCAGGCGCTGCGGGTGATCGACGCCGTACGCGAGTGGGCGCTGCACGCCGGCTGA
- a CDS encoding beta-glucosidase family protein, with amino-acid sequence MTGKTRIPRVRRGRTTPRAFTLAVVGTLLAGTTVAAAAPGAADTANVQYTSRAAELVARMTLDEKIGFVHWALDPDRQNVGYLPGVPRLGIPELRAADGPNGIRLVGRTATALPAPVALASTFDDTMADSYGKVMGRDGRALGQDMVLGPMMNNIRVPHGGRNYETFSEDPLVSSRTAVAQIKGIQGAGLMTTAKHFAANNQENNRFSVNATVDEQTLREIEFPAFEASSKAGAASFMCAYNGLNGKPSCGNDELLNNVLRTQWGFQGWVMSDWLATPGTDAITKGLDQEMGVELPGDIPPGEPSPPAKFFGDALKQAVLNGTIPESAVTRSAERIVGQMDRFGLLSATPAPRPERDKAGAQAVSRKVAENGAVLLRNEGQALPLAGDAGKSIAVIGPTAVDPKVTGLGSAHVVPDSAAAPLDTIKARAGAGATVSYETGEEIFGSQIPAGNLSPAFHQGVQLQPGQAGALYDGTLTVPADGEYRIAVRATGGYATVQLGSHTIEAGQVYGKVSSPLLKLTKGTHKLTVSGFAMSATPLSLELGWVTPQAADATIAKAVEAAMKARTAIVFAYDDGTEGVDRPNLSLPGTQDKLIAAVADANPNTIVVLNTGSSVLMPWLSKTRAVLDMWYPGQAGAEATAALLYGDVNPSGKLTQSFPAAENQHAVAGDPNRYPGVDNQQQYTEGIHVGYRWFDKENVKPLFPFGHGLSYTSFTQSAPTVVRTSTGGLKVTVTVRNSGQRAGQEVVQAYLGASPNVTAPQAKKKLVGYTKVALAAGESKTVTVNMDRRQLQFWDAAADSWKTGTGNRLLQTGSSSADLRGSTTVNVS; translated from the coding sequence GTGACAGGTAAGACCCGAATACCGCGCGTCCGCCGCGGCCGTACGACCCCCAGGGCCTTCACCCTGGCCGTCGTCGGCACCCTCCTGGCGGGCACCACCGTGGCGGCGGCCGCTCCCGGCGCCGCCGACACGGCCAACGTCCAGTACACGAGCCGGGCGGCGGAGCTCGTCGCCCGGATGACGCTCGACGAGAAGATCGGCTTCGTCCACTGGGCCCTGGACCCCGACCGGCAGAACGTCGGCTACCTCCCCGGCGTGCCGCGTCTCGGCATCCCGGAGCTGCGTGCCGCCGACGGCCCGAACGGCATCCGTCTGGTGGGCAGGACCGCCACCGCGCTGCCCGCGCCGGTCGCCCTGGCCAGCACCTTCGACGACACCATGGCCGACAGCTACGGCAAGGTCATGGGCCGCGACGGACGCGCGCTCGGCCAGGACATGGTCCTGGGCCCGATGATGAACAACATCCGGGTGCCGCACGGCGGCCGGAACTACGAGACGTTCAGCGAGGACCCCCTGGTCTCCTCGCGCACCGCGGTCGCCCAGATCAAGGGCATCCAGGGTGCGGGTCTGATGACCACGGCCAAGCACTTCGCGGCCAACAACCAGGAGAACAACCGCTTCAGCGTGAACGCCACGGTCGACGAGCAGACGCTCCGCGAGATCGAGTTCCCGGCGTTCGAGGCGTCCTCCAAGGCCGGCGCGGCCTCCTTCATGTGTGCCTACAACGGCCTCAACGGCAAGCCGTCCTGTGGCAACGACGAGCTCCTCAACAACGTGCTGCGCACGCAGTGGGGCTTCCAGGGCTGGGTGATGTCCGACTGGCTCGCCACCCCGGGCACCGACGCCATCACCAAGGGCCTCGACCAGGAGATGGGCGTCGAGCTCCCCGGCGACATCCCGCCGGGCGAGCCCTCGCCGCCTGCCAAGTTCTTCGGTGACGCGCTGAAGCAGGCCGTCCTGAACGGCACGATCCCCGAGTCGGCCGTGACCAGGTCGGCGGAGCGCATCGTCGGGCAGATGGACCGCTTCGGTCTGCTGTCGGCGACCCCGGCGCCCCGGCCCGAGCGCGACAAGGCGGGTGCCCAGGCGGTGTCCCGCAAGGTCGCCGAGAACGGCGCGGTGCTCCTGCGCAACGAGGGCCAGGCCCTGCCGCTCGCCGGTGACGCCGGCAAGAGCATCGCGGTCATCGGCCCCACGGCCGTCGACCCCAAGGTCACCGGCCTGGGCAGCGCCCACGTCGTCCCGGACTCGGCGGCCGCGCCGCTCGACACCATCAAGGCCCGCGCCGGCGCGGGTGCGACGGTGTCGTACGAGACGGGTGAGGAGATCTTCGGGTCGCAGATCCCGGCGGGGAACCTCAGCCCGGCGTTCCACCAGGGCGTGCAGCTCCAGCCGGGTCAGGCCGGGGCGCTGTACGACGGCACGCTGACCGTGCCCGCCGACGGCGAGTACCGCATCGCGGTCCGCGCCACCGGTGGTTACGCCACGGTGCAGCTCGGCAGCCACACCATCGAGGCCGGCCAGGTCTACGGCAAGGTGAGCAGCCCGCTCCTCAAGCTGACCAAGGGCACGCACAAGCTCACCGTCTCGGGCTTCGCGATGAGCGCCACCCCGCTCTCCCTGGAGCTGGGCTGGGTGACGCCGCAGGCGGCCGACGCGACGATCGCGAAGGCCGTGGAGGCGGCGATGAAGGCCCGTACGGCCATCGTCTTCGCCTACGACGACGGCACCGAGGGCGTCGACCGTCCGAACCTGTCGCTGCCGGGTACGCAGGACAAGCTGATCGCGGCGGTCGCCGACGCCAACCCGAACACGATCGTGGTCCTCAACACCGGTTCGTCGGTGCTGATGCCGTGGCTGTCGAAGACCCGCGCGGTCCTGGACATGTGGTACCCGGGCCAGGCGGGCGCCGAGGCCACCGCCGCGCTGCTCTACGGTGACGTCAACCCGAGCGGCAAGCTCACCCAGAGCTTCCCGGCCGCCGAGAACCAGCACGCGGTCGCCGGCGACCCGAACCGCTACCCGGGCGTCGACAACCAGCAGCAGTACACCGAGGGCATCCACGTCGGGTACCGCTGGTTCGACAAGGAGAACGTCAAGCCGCTGTTCCCGTTCGGGCACGGCCTGTCGTACACCTCGTTCACGCAGAGCGCCCCGACCGTCGTGCGCACGTCCACGGGCGGTCTGAAGGTCACGGTCACGGTCCGCAACAGCGGGCAGCGCGCGGGCCAGGAGGTCGTCCAGGCGTACCTCGGTGCCAGCCCGAACGTGACGGCCCCGCAGGCGAAGAAGAAGCTGGTGGGCTACACGAAGGTCGCGCTCGCCGCGGGCGAGTCGAAGACGGTGACGGTGAACATGGACCGTCGTCAGCTGCAGTTCTGGGACGCCGCGGCCGACTCCTGGAAGACCGGAACGGGCAACCGGCTCCTGCAGACCGGTTCGTCCTCCGCGGACCTGCGCGGAAGCACCACGGTCAACGTCTCGTGA
- the rfbB gene encoding dTDP-glucose 4,6-dehydratase, producing MRLLVTGGAGFIGSHFVRQLLAGAYPDVPAEEVIVLDSLTYAGNIANLAPAAGDPRLRFVHGDIRDAELLARELRGVDAVVHFAAESHVDRSIAGASVFTETNVQGTQTLLQCAVDAGVGRVVHVSTDEVYGSIDSGSWTESSPLEPNSPYAASKAGSDLVARAYHRTYGLDVRITRCCNNYGPYQHPEKLIPLFVTNLLDGGTLPLYGDGANVREWVHTDDHCRGIALVLAGGRAGEVYHIGGGLELTNRELTGMLLESLGADWSSVRKVADRKGHDLRYSLDGGKIERELGYRPQVAFADGLARTVRWYRENRDWWEPLKAPAPELAAGVAS from the coding sequence GTGCGGCTTCTGGTGACCGGAGGTGCGGGCTTCATCGGCTCGCACTTCGTGCGGCAGCTCCTCGCCGGGGCGTACCCCGACGTGCCCGCCGAGGAGGTGATCGTCCTCGACAGCCTCACCTACGCGGGCAACATCGCCAACCTGGCCCCCGCGGCCGGCGACCCGCGACTGCGCTTCGTCCACGGCGACATCCGCGACGCCGAGCTCCTCGCCCGGGAGCTCCGCGGCGTCGACGCCGTCGTCCACTTCGCGGCCGAGAGCCACGTCGACCGCTCCATCGCGGGCGCGTCCGTGTTCACCGAGACCAACGTGCAGGGCACGCAGACCCTCCTCCAGTGCGCCGTCGACGCCGGCGTGGGACGGGTCGTGCACGTCTCCACCGACGAGGTGTACGGGTCGATCGACTCCGGTTCCTGGACTGAGAGCAGCCCGCTGGAGCCCAACTCCCCCTACGCCGCCTCGAAGGCCGGATCCGACCTCGTCGCCCGCGCCTACCACCGGACGTACGGCCTCGACGTGCGGATCACCCGCTGCTGCAACAACTACGGGCCGTACCAGCACCCCGAGAAGCTGATCCCGCTGTTCGTGACGAACCTCCTCGACGGCGGGACGCTGCCCCTGTACGGCGACGGCGCCAACGTCCGCGAGTGGGTGCACACCGACGACCACTGCCGGGGCATCGCGCTCGTCCTCGCGGGCGGCCGGGCCGGCGAGGTCTACCACATCGGCGGCGGCCTGGAGCTGACCAACCGCGAACTCACCGGCATGCTCCTGGAGTCGCTCGGCGCGGACTGGTCGTCCGTCCGGAAGGTCGCCGACCGCAAGGGCCACGACCTGCGCTACTCCCTCGACGGCGGGAAGATCGAGCGCGAGCTCGGCTACCGGCCGCAGGTCGCCTTCGCGGACGGCCTCGCGCGCACCGTCCGCTGGTACCGGGAGAACCGCGACTGGTGGGAGCCGCTCAAGGCACCCGCGCCGGAGCTCGCCGCGGGAGTGGCCTCGTGA